The nucleotide sequence CGCGGTCGGCGCGCAGCCGCACTTCCTTGACGAAGTTGGCCACGCTCTTGGCGGCGTACTCCTCGCCCCGGGTGATTTGCAGGCGGTAGAGCTGGATGGAAATCAGCCCCAGGCCCGCCACCATGGCCAGGCCCAGCCACAGGAAGCGCCGCTTGAGCTCGCGCCCCGGCGTCGTGTTGCCCAAGGTGGGTGGCGTCACCGCAGCAACCCCGCGGGCCGCTCCTGAGACGCCTCGAAGCGCCGCAGCAACGGGTAGAGCGCCAGCGCCGCGAGGCCCGTGAGCGCCACCTGCAGCGGCATCTCCGCCAGCTGCGAGCCCGGACCGTCCTCCTTCACCGTCAGCCAGGTGAAGAAGGTGGCCAGCAGCGAATGGCCCACGTCCGCGCCCATGGCGAACAAGGCGAAGGCCAGCGGTCCCCGGACCTCCACGAAGGTCGGCACCAGCCTTCCCACCAGGAAGATGAACACGGCCAGGAAGGTGTAGAGCCAGGTGGGCTGCCCGCTCATCAGGTCGAGCAGATACCCCACGGAGAAGGCGGAGAAGGTCCCTTCGAGCAGCGAGGCCCGCAGGGCCAGGAACGCCACCAACACCACGGTGACGTCAATCCGGCCGAGCTCAAGACCTGCCTGCTTCACCAGGACCGATTCCAGCGTGAGCAACGCCAGCGCCAGCGCGACGGACACCAGGAACTTCATTTCGACGCGCCCTCCGCGGCGCTGCCCGGCGCCATGGCGCTGTAGGGGCTGCCCACCACCAACACCTCTTCCAGCTTGCTCGTATCCACCGCCGGAACGATGTCCGCGCCCTGGAACATGCCGTGCTCCTTCTTCTCCAGGTTCGTCACGCGCCCCACCACCACGCCGGGCGGATAGATGCCGTCCGTCCCCGCGGTGATGATGAGGTCACCGTCCTCCACATCCTCGGTGCGCAGCATGTTCTCCAACTTCAGGGGCCCGCCTCCCGTACCCGCCGCCGTGCCCCGGGCCCGCGAGCGCTGCACACGCACCGCCACCCGACTCTGCGGGTCCGTCACCAGCGCCACATCCGCATACCCGCCCGTCGCCCGGATGACCTGTCCCACGATTCCATCCGGCGTCACCACGGACATGCCGCGAAACACACCCTGCTGCTCACCACTGCTGATGCGGACCGACAGCAGCTTCGCCACCGGATTGACGCCCACCACCCGCGCGGGGATTTCCGGCCCAGGCTCGGCCTCCGCGTAGTTGAGCAGCTTGCGCAGCCGCTCGTTCTCCATCCGCGACTCCCCCAAGGACTGCACCGCCGCGCGCAGCTGGAGGTTCTCCAAGCGCAATGCGTCATTCTCCTGCCGCACGCCTCGGAGGTCCAGGTAGTTCTGGACCCCGGCCACCCCGCCCTCAATGACGGACGTCAGCCCCTGTTGCACGGGGGACGCCACGGCGATGATCGCCCGGTCGACGAAGTTGGGTTCCCTGCCCTTCCGGCCACCGAGCAGGAAGGCCACCAGCGGCGAAAGGAGCAGGAAGCCCACGATGAGGGGGCGGTAGTACCGCTTCAGGAGCGACCACACAGGCAGGAGTTTCCGGGGGTGTAATGGGGGAGCAGGGGCTGGCTAAGGGCTCTAAATCGCTTGCATTTTCCGGTGCGTTATCCTAGGCAGTCAAGGCCTGCATGGGGGGCGGTTCCTGGTCCACCACCCACCGGCCGGGCTACCAACAACACCGCGTCGCGAGTCCTTCCGCACGGCTTTTCTCGGCGCGTTTGCCCCAGAAGTGACGACAATGGACGGTCTGAATCCCCGGAAGGTTGCCTCGCTCCTGTTCATCATCGGCATCGCGGTGGTGTTCACGCTCCAGTTCGGCCCGGGCAGTTCTGGCTTCGGCGCCACGGGTGGGGCGACGGCGCCCGGTTCGGTGGCCTCGGTGAACGGCAAGGAAATCCCGCTGCGTGACTTCGCGGCGGCCTGGGCCCAGCAGATGAGCTTCCTGCGCTCGCAGGGCAGCCCGGTGCCTGAGTCGCTCGCCCGTCAGTTCGGCATGCACAACCAGGTGCTCGACCGGTTGGTGAACACGGAGCTGCTGGCCCAGGCGGCCGAGCGCCACGGCATCGCCGCGTCCGACGATGAGCTGCGCAAGCTCATCCACCAGAACACGGACTTCCAGAAGGAGGGCCAGTTCGACTTCGAGCGCTACCAGCAGGTGCTGCGCGACTTCTACCGGAAGTCCCCGCAGGACTTCGAGGCGGAGCTGCGCCGGCAGCTGGCCGCCCAGAAGATGATGGACGTGGTGCGCGGCAACGCGGTGGTGTCGGACGACGAGGTCCGCGCCCGCTTCGAGAAGGAAGGCAACCAGGCGAAGGTCGTCTTCGCGCGCTTCCTGCCGGCCATGTACGCCGACAAGGTCTCCAACCCCACCGCGGCGCAGCTGGCCGAGTGGAAGAAGGCGCACGAGAAGGACATCAAGGAGTACTTCGAGGCCAACCGCTTCGTGTACCAGCAGCCGGAGCGCATCCGTGCGCGGCAGGTGCTGGTGAAGCTGTCCCCGGAGGCCACCGCCGACCAGAAGAAGGCGGCCCTGGAGAAGGCGCAGGCGCTGCGCAAGGAAATCGAGGGCGGCAAGGACTTCGCCCAGGTCGCGCGCGACAGCAGCGAGGACCCGGGCAGCAAGGCGCGCGGTGGCGACCTGGGCTGGGTGGAGCGCGGCAGCTGGGAGCCGGCGCTGGCGGACGCGGCCTTCGCGCTGAAGCAGGGCGAGGTGACGCAGCCGGTGGAGACGAAGTTCGGCGTGCACCTGGTGAAGGTGGATGAGAAGCAGGCCGCCCAGGACAAGAAGCTCGAGGACGTCCAGGACGAGATTGCCACCACGCTCTACAAGCAGGACCGCGCCAAGCAGCTGGCCCGCGCCGAGGCGGAGAAGGCGCTGGCCTCCGTCAAGGCGGGCCAGGACCTGAAGACGCTCTTCCCGCCGGAGAAGGAGCAGCCCGCGCTGCTGCGCTTCGAGACGGAGACGCGCCCGGAGGCCGTGGAGACGGACAGCTTCACCGCCGAGGGTGAGGCGGTGCCGCACCTGGGCCCCGCGCCCGAACTGGTGAAGGCGGCCTTCGCCGTCAGCGCCCCGCAGCCGCTCGACAGCGTGTTCCCCATGGGTGAGGGCTTCGTGGTGGCGCAGGTGGTGGAGCGCCAGAAGCCGGACGCCGAGGGCTTCGAGAAGCGCAAGGAGGAACTGCGCACCCAGGCCCGTCAGGCCAAGCAGATTGAGCTGACGGAGTCCTTCCTCAAGGCGCTGCGCGAGCAGGGCTCGGTGGTGACGAACACCGCCGCCATCGACTCCGTGGTGGGCACCGGGTGAGTCCCGGCGTCCAACCGTGACGCCTCCGAGGGCCGGGCCGAGGGTACTCCCCTCCCCGGCCCTCTCTCATTGCGGGCTTCGCGGCCAACAGGGCCGCAGCGCCAGCTACCGCTCCGGGAACTCGTGGGAGCCTGTGCCGCCGTTGGGCGCAATGGGCTCGGCGATGCAGAGCGCGTCCCGGCCCCGGGCCTTGGCCGCGTACATGGCGAAGTCCGCCGCGCGGATGAGGTCCAGCGCGGACGAGGCATGGTCCGGGTAGGTGGCCACGCCCACGCTGGCGGTGAGGCGCACGTCCAGGCCCTGCTCCAGGAGGAAGCCCCGCCCCCGAAAGGCCTCGCAGACGCGCTGGCCGATGACGGCCGCGCCCGCCGGGTCCGTCTCCACCAGCAACATGGCGAACTCGTCGCCGCCGTAGCGGAAGACGGCGTCCAGGTTCTGCCGGCCCAGGGTAATCAGCAGGTCCCCCACTTCCTTCAACGTGGCGCTGCCCACCAGGTGCCCGTGGGTGTCGTTGATGCTCTTGAAGTGGTCCAGGTCCAGGAAGACGAGCGACAGCGGGTGGCTGAAGCGCTCCGAACGCTTCACCTCCTGATCCAACAAGGCGCGCAGGTGCCGGGCGTTGTAGCAGCCGGTGTGCTCGTCCGTAATCGTCAACTCCTGCACCCGCCGGAAGTTGCGCGCGTTCTCAATCGCGATGGCCGCGTAGTCCGCGATGGCGGTGAGGATGGTGAGGTCCTCGTTGGTGAAGGGTGGGTCCATGGGCCCGTTCACCAGTTCGATGATGCCCAGGACCCGGCCCCGGGCCAGCAGCGGCACCGCGAGGATGGAGCGGGTGTGGAAGGCGGAGGCTTCATCGAAGCGTGGCGAGAAGCTGGGGTCCCCGCCCACGTCATGGACGAGCCGCGCCGCGCCGGACGTGAAGACGGCGCCGGCAATGCCCTCGCCCGGGTTGAGCTGGAGGCCCTTGAGCACGTCCGCGCCGTCACCCACCGCGATTTCGAAGTAGAGCTTTCCGGTGCGCTCGTCCTGGAGGATGAGCGACCAGTTGCGAGGCAGCAGCAGGCTGCTGACCTTCTGCATCACCAGCGCCAGCACCTCGCGGAGCTCAAGCGTGGACGTCAGCGCCTTGGCCATCTCGTTGAAGGCGGCCAACTGCTCCACTGTCCGCTTCATGGCCGACAGGAGGTCCGCGGGATTCATCCGTAGAGTCCACTCCGGGGCACAAGTCTGGTAAGGCCGGGCCGAGCCGTAACATGCACATGAACGCAGATCAAACGTTGCTCGTCCTGGCCTCGGCGTCGCCGCGACGCAGGGAACTTCTGGCACAGCTGGACATCCGTTTCACCGTTTCCGCGGCGGACATCGACGAAACGCCCCACGCCGGAGAGGCGGCGGAGGCCTATGTCGGTCGGCTCGCCCGGGAGAAGGCCCGCGTGGTGGCATCCCGCCACCCGGGCGCCTGGGTGCTGGCCGCCGACACCACCGTCGCCCTGGGCGCCGAGCTGCTGGGCAAGCCCCGGGACGCCGAGGAAGCCCAGGCCATGCTCACGCGCCTGTCCGGGCGGACGCATGACGTCTACACCGGCGTGGCCCTGGCCGGCCGGCATGAGGAGACGCTGGTGGTCCGCACCCGCGTCACCTTCCGGTCACTGAGCCCCGGGGAGATGTCCTGGTACGCGAACAGCGGCGAGCCCCTGGACAAGGCGGGGGCTTACGCCATCCAGGGCAAGGGCGGTTTCCTGGTGGCGGGCGTGGACGGCAGCACGTCCAACGTCGTGGGCCTGCCGCTGGGCGAGACAGTCGCCCTGCTGGAGCGGGCCGGCCTCCCCTTGCCCTGGAGGGCCTCATGAGCGGAAGCGTCGCGGAGCGGCTGGCGTCGGTGCGGGAGCGGGTGGCGGCGGCCTGTGCCCGGGCGGGGCGGCCGGTGGAGTCGGTAACGCTGGTGGCGGTGTCCAAGCTGAAGCCCGCGGACCTCATCCGCGAGGCCTATGCCGCCGGTCAGCGCGACTTCGGGGAGAACTACGCGCAGGAACTGCGGGACAAGGCCGCGGAGCTGGAGGGCCTGGAGGGCCTGCGCTGGCATGCCATTGGGGCGCTCCAGACGAACAAGGTGAAATACGTGGCGCGGGCGGCGGGGGCCTTCCACGCCCTGGACCGGCTGGAGGTCGCCCGCGAGCTGTCGAAGCGCCGCGAGGGCGCCCCACCCCTGCCCGTCTATGTCGAGGTCAACGTGGGCGGCGAGGCCACCAAGAGCGGCCTGGCGCCCGACGCGCTCGGCGTCTTCCTGGATGAGGTCCGCGCCCTGCCTGGCCTCCAGGCGGTGGGGCTGATGGCGCTGCCGCCCCCCACGGAGGAAGAGGCCCGGGCCCGCGCGGACTTCCAGGCCCTGCGCGAGCTGGCCCGTGTGCACGGGCTGCCGGGTCTGTCCATGGGCACCACCCATGACTTCGAGTGGGCCATTGAAGAAGGCGCCACCGTCGTCCGGGTGGGCACCGCCATCTTCGGTGAGCGCGCGCTCAAATCTCCTTGAACTTCACCCGCCCCTCCGAGTTCACGCTGACCTTGAACTCGGAGCCGCAGTAGTTGCAGCGCACCTCGTCCCCCTGGGCGAGCGCATCATCCACGGGGTTGTTGGCGTTGCACGAAGGACAGTCGAAGTCCTTGTGCGCCTTGCCACCTCCGCGCGCGGATTCCTTCTCGTCATCGTCGAAGTCGAACGAACCGCCACCACCAGACATGTGCCCCTCCTGCGGGATGGCGCCCGACACCGCGGGCTGCCCCGCGCGGAGGCTACCAGCGGTGTCGTCGAGTGGACACGCCGCTGCGCGGCACCGCCGCCTGCCGGGCGAACAGGCCCCGGCCGGGAAGAGGCGTGCGGGAGCGTGACGTGGGAAAGTGTGCCTCCCCGTGAAGTGAGCGGCCATCCATTGAATAGCTGGTCAACAACCGCGTCAGTGGAAATGGGCGGTGGCGGGAATGGTTCCAAGCCGGGTCTGGCGCGGTGCGGCCCGGCTACCTAATTTCCAAGCGAGGGAGCTCACCCGATGCAAACGCAGTCCAAGTGGGGGTTCGCGGCGGCGCTCGCGGGGCTGGTCTGGTCGTCGACGGCCATGGCTCAGGAGTCCGTGAACCCGGCGTTCGGCCCTGGGGAGCAGAGCTCCTACCGCGTCAGGTACCTGGGCATCACCGCGGGAACCGCGCAGGTGACGGTGGGTGCCCACATGAAGCAGTGGGGCCAGGACGTGTGGCCCATCGTCGCGGTGGCGCGCTCCAACGACATGCTGGGCGTGTGGCCCATCAAGGACAAGTTCGTGTCCTACTGGCAGCCGGAGAGCCAGCGCGTGGTGGGCAGTGACTTGCACGCGGATGAGAACGGCTCACGTCGCCGGCAGCGCATCAAGATGGAGCCGGATGGCAAGACGGCCTTCGTGGTGAAGCAGAAGGAAGGCGAGTCTCCGCGCGAGTCCACCCGCGAGGTGACGGAGGGCACGCTGGATGTCACCGGTGCGACGTTCGCGTTGCGCAACCGGGAGCTGGTCGTGGGGCAGGAGTATGCCTATCCCGTCTTCACCGGAAGCAAGCAGTTCACCCTTCGCGCGAAGGTGGAAGGGCGTGAAGTCCTGGGCACGGCGCTGGGCGAC is from Myxococcus virescens and encodes:
- a CDS encoding Maf family protein gives rise to the protein MHMNADQTLLVLASASPRRRELLAQLDIRFTVSAADIDETPHAGEAAEAYVGRLAREKARVVASRHPGAWVLAADTTVALGAELLGKPRDAEEAQAMLTRLSGRTHDVYTGVALAGRHEETLVVRTRVTFRSLSPGEMSWYANSGEPLDKAGAYAIQGKGGFLVAGVDGSTSNVVGLPLGETVALLERAGLPLPWRAS
- a CDS encoding DUF3108 domain-containing protein; translated protein: MQTQSKWGFAAALAGLVWSSTAMAQESVNPAFGPGEQSSYRVRYLGITAGTAQVTVGAHMKQWGQDVWPIVAVARSNDMLGVWPIKDKFVSYWQPESQRVVGSDLHADENGSRRRQRIKMEPDGKTAFVVKQKEGESPRESTREVTEGTLDVTGATFALRNRELVVGQEYAYPVFTGSKQFTLRAKVEGREVLGTALGDKEVFKLSVKTEFGGNLASKRDMFVYFTTDSSHVPVRVEAEFALGTIVAEITDYKPGRSMTVARAENGG
- a CDS encoding peptidylprolyl isomerase, whose protein sequence is MDGLNPRKVASLLFIIGIAVVFTLQFGPGSSGFGATGGATAPGSVASVNGKEIPLRDFAAAWAQQMSFLRSQGSPVPESLARQFGMHNQVLDRLVNTELLAQAAERHGIAASDDELRKLIHQNTDFQKEGQFDFERYQQVLRDFYRKSPQDFEAELRRQLAAQKMMDVVRGNAVVSDDEVRARFEKEGNQAKVVFARFLPAMYADKVSNPTAAQLAEWKKAHEKDIKEYFEANRFVYQQPERIRARQVLVKLSPEATADQKKAALEKAQALRKEIEGGKDFAQVARDSSEDPGSKARGGDLGWVERGSWEPALADAAFALKQGEVTQPVETKFGVHLVKVDEKQAAQDKKLEDVQDEIATTLYKQDRAKQLARAEAEKALASVKAGQDLKTLFPPEKEQPALLRFETETRPEAVETDSFTAEGEAVPHLGPAPELVKAAFAVSAPQPLDSVFPMGEGFVVAQVVERQKPDAEGFEKRKEELRTQARQAKQIELTESFLKALREQGSVVTNTAAIDSVVGTG
- the mreC gene encoding rod shape-determining protein MreC, which encodes MWSLLKRYYRPLIVGFLLLSPLVAFLLGGRKGREPNFVDRAIIAVASPVQQGLTSVIEGGVAGVQNYLDLRGVRQENDALRLENLQLRAAVQSLGESRMENERLRKLLNYAEAEPGPEIPARVVGVNPVAKLLSVRISSGEQQGVFRGMSVVTPDGIVGQVIRATGGYADVALVTDPQSRVAVRVQRSRARGTAAGTGGGPLKLENMLRTEDVEDGDLIITAGTDGIYPPGVVVGRVTNLEKKEHGMFQGADIVPAVDTSKLEEVLVVGSPYSAMAPGSAAEGASK
- a CDS encoding YggS family pyridoxal phosphate-dependent enzyme, translated to MSGSVAERLASVRERVAAACARAGRPVESVTLVAVSKLKPADLIREAYAAGQRDFGENYAQELRDKAAELEGLEGLRWHAIGALQTNKVKYVARAAGAFHALDRLEVARELSKRREGAPPLPVYVEVNVGGEATKSGLAPDALGVFLDEVRALPGLQAVGLMALPPPTEEEARARADFQALRELARVHGLPGLSMGTTHDFEWAIEEGATVVRVGTAIFGERALKSP
- a CDS encoding GGDEF domain-containing protein, with amino-acid sequence MNPADLLSAMKRTVEQLAAFNEMAKALTSTLELREVLALVMQKVSSLLLPRNWSLILQDERTGKLYFEIAVGDGADVLKGLQLNPGEGIAGAVFTSGAARLVHDVGGDPSFSPRFDEASAFHTRSILAVPLLARGRVLGIIELVNGPMDPPFTNEDLTILTAIADYAAIAIENARNFRRVQELTITDEHTGCYNARHLRALLDQEVKRSERFSHPLSLVFLDLDHFKSINDTHGHLVGSATLKEVGDLLITLGRQNLDAVFRYGGDEFAMLLVETDPAGAAVIGQRVCEAFRGRGFLLEQGLDVRLTASVGVATYPDHASSALDLIRAADFAMYAAKARGRDALCIAEPIAPNGGTGSHEFPER